The genomic DNA GTGCATAAAGATAGATGATGATCGCACTCAGATAAGCCTGTATACAAGAAACAACTTTTTAATCAGACATGATTTATGTTCTAGACATCACAGACAAAGTTGCATGATACACATATCATGTCCTAATATCTAATATTCTCAGTACTGTAATAAGCATGTAGTCTCCGAATAATTAAGTAAGCACATTTTagttaaataaaaaaagaatattaCCTTGCATTGGCTGTTGATGGCATTGCACTTATCAGCAGCTGAACCAAGTCTTAAAAAGAAAGCAGCAGCATCTGAATACCTGTCAGATAGCCAAAAATGGGGATAATTGTAAAGTTAAGTGCAATGCTAAAATTATCCTCATGCAAATCTATCAGTTATATTTACTGAGTGGGATTGGGAAAGTGTGCAAGCCCCTATTATATCCATCATTAGGTGGGAAATAAAGATCAAATCCTAGTTTACTAAAGTTTCTAGGTGTTAGCTTTAGAATAAAATTCCAGAAGGTGTCATTCCCTTAATGTAATTTCAAAACATCTTCTGTTCTGTCTTTCAATATATAAAAAGTTCATTTGCTTCACATGTAAGAACAAGGAAGATCAAAAGGTTCCAAGGAGAAATATGAATGAGATACCATATAGATGTGAAGGAGAGGCTACAGTGTGAAATTTAAATAAGCAGGCATTAAGGTTGTCTTAACTCCGCCTATGTTGTCTCAACATAGCAGGCCCCAAGCCCTGGTAAAGGAGGAGGGTTGTGATAGGCTTGGCGAGCCAACGTTAAACCTAGCCATTCTAATGGAGATGAAACCCAAGTTGTTGTAGGCATTAAGGTTGTCTTACTTCTCCATCTTAATGTACAAAGCTGCAGCAGCACGATACAAGTCAAAGGCCATCTGTTCCTTCCCATCTTCTTCTAGAACTGAGCAAGCCTCATCATACATTTTAATAGCTTCTTCTGGAGATTTCTCCTCCAAGGCACTGATTTCATAATATTATGTTTAGAACATAAgcttccacattgttcacagtGATAAGACGTGTTATTCAAACTTACCTGGCACCCTTTGCTAGAGCATCAGAGGCAGGTTGTGGCCTTCCACATTCACGGTATAATTCTGAAGCTCTGCGATAGAAATCAGATACTTCATTCCAGCGTCCTAGCTCCTTTGCTAAAGCAGCAGCAGATTCCATATGCTTAGCGGCATCCCATGGTCTATGAAATTAGTTAAGGATAGTGATGTGAATGGAAGTAAGAAAACATTAAACAGCAGAGAAATTTCCAAAGGATACGAGGAGATCATTTCTTGTCCTTTCGAGGCCTTCTCAAATGCATCTTTTGCTTTCTCATTGTCCTTTCTGAATCTATACGCGATGGCTTTAAAAAGAAATGAATTTCACTTGTGTGCTCCACAATGAACAAAACGATAGCAAGAAAACAAGAAGGATGGAAAACAAAGTCACCGACCAGCTTGCTCATACAAGGAAGTAGCGCTTTTCCAATCAGCATTCCACCTTGTAAAACTCAATTTTGTTCTGCAAAAAAAGAGtatattcaagaaaaaaatgagGGAACATGCTTTATACAGACTCCATTGTAAGTTGATGAAACAGGAATTTTTTAGGTGGCACATTGACATAGTAATTGAAGTAAAAGCAGGAAAATGTAGCACAATCACAAACTCAAAGAAATAATTTTTCAATGGCAAAAATCTGACTACAGCGATTTATTGTCATGTACACGGAAATAAGATAAAACTCTGAACTTATTGAAGCTTATCTCTGCCAACCACTTGGAAGCTTATCTCTGCCAACCGCCGACTACAGTGTCAGATTTCCCCACTATATGGATCGATACAAAATTGCCATTCAGGCAAGTCGGCAAAGCCCTGCCTGAAGCTTATCTCTGCCAACCACTTGGAGATCTGATCACCTGATCGACCGGAAACCAGCGGCATGACTTGGCATGAAGAGGTGAAACTCCGTGTAACAGCAGGACTAGATCCAGGTAGTTCCGGATCGCTCAACATACCTCCACACGAGAAATTGGCATGATCAGTAGAGAATTACAGACCGGTGGGTTCAAATTCGACGCGCGCAGGACCCAAACAGCTCTGATTACTCGACCGAAAACGAAATGAAATCCCCACTACACCCGAAACAGCAATCAGGTTGCTCGCGGATCAAAAGGCGCAGGAGAACTGAAAAGGAAAACAGCAGGTGGAACAGGAGAAGCGTAGGGCTCACAGCTTGTCGGCTTTGGTCATGAGCCTGTCGGGGTCGGAAGAGCTCGCCATGGTCgggaccgccgccgcctcgtcttcTTCGCCGCTGCGCTGCCCAGATTCCCACGCCTTGTTGGTTGCTGGTTCGAGCAGTTGAGCTCGGGTGGGACAGCTGCCGTTCGCTGGATGAGGACGAGGGATCTGGCACCTCGTTGAGATTCGCGCAGTATGTCGATCCAATCCCACATCACATCGCGCGGTCGGATGGTTGGGCCCTTGGGGAGAACCGGCCCAGTAAAAGTACCCACAGCCCCGCCGCCCAAAAGGCCTCCTAAATCCACATCAACAACAACATCCAAAGCCCATAGCTCACTGGGCTAAAGGCACTGAACCGAGCGTGTGGGCCCTGACCGCTTGAACCAAAcgccacgcgcgcgcgccggcaCCAGAGCAGAGCACGGGccctgccggcggccgccgcacgCGCGCGTCGCCGAAGCGACCGCACATTGGCACGGGCGCACGGCGAAGCAGATCGCTCTCGTGCGGCGAGGTCCGTCCACGCGCGTGCGTCCCCTCCCCAGGCGCCCACGCCGCGGCCGCAGACCGGCTGCGGCGAGCAGGCTGCACCGCGCACGAGTTCTGCTTCTGCATCaagccccgccgccccgccccgcccgtgCGCCGGCTGCCTGACCATGCGTGCAGCTGCACGCGGATTCCCAGCGCACGGATCTGACGGCCGGACGAGGACAGTTGGTGGATGGAGCCAGTGACTCCGAGCCGCCGGTGGTGGTCACCGAACCTGGCACGCAGGCACCGGCCCGGCACGCACACATGCGCGATCAGATCATGCGCTCTGAATTCCGATGGGCTTCTGACCGCACCGGGCGGCCTTTGCACGAGACCTTGGCGCCCTAGCTAGTTACCTAAGCTATAGGCCCTATGTTATTTATCGCTGCCTAGCTGCTTGCATCTCCTCTGGCGTTGGGTTACGAAAGCAGCGACATGGCGGTGACTGCCTCCTTTGTTGCCTTCCTGCGCCTGCCGTGTCCGGCCCTCGCCATGCCGCCGGCCGGGCGTCGGCGTGCGCTGCGTGCATGGGCGCGTTGTGGACGGTCCCTTCCCCCCCTCCTTCCATGACACATCTGGTGCGTATATTTTTCCCCTCCATGCTTTCGCGCGCATCGCGTCGCGTGTTTTGCGGGGGGAGAGCGGAGAGAAAAAACAGATCGGATCGGAGGGGAGATTGGCTTCTTTGGTCGCGCCTTGCTTCGCCATCCTCGACTGCTGCTTATGGTTCCGGGGGTCTTTTCACCAACAGTGCGTGCATGGGCCGTTGGTCGCGTTAGGTGCCTTGCCTTGCCTAGGTGGCTTCCTCAC from Setaria italica strain Yugu1 chromosome VII, Setaria_italica_v2.0, whole genome shotgun sequence includes the following:
- the LOC101758453 gene encoding gamma-soluble NSF attachment protein, with the protein product MASSSDPDRLMTKADKLTKLSFTRWNADWKSATSLYEQAAIAYRFRKDNEKAKDAFEKASKGQEMISSPWDAAKHMESAAALAKELGRWNEVSDFYRRASELYRECGRPQPASDALAKGASALEEKSPEEAIKMYDEACSVLEEDGKEQMAFDLYRAAAALYIKMEKYSDAAAFFLRLGSAADKCNAINSQCKAYLSAIIIYLYAHDFQQAQKCYNDCSEVQAFLNSDQNRCAMKLLSAYEEGDAEEIKRLAQSSAFNHLDHVVIRLARKLPTGDLQAIKKAADDGEDSLDEDDLT